The stretch of DNA AAAAGAATAACCACCACAAAAATGACGATCAAACAACCCAGGATCAGGTTTTCCGCCACCGTCAGCGTGGTCTTCCCGATCAGCACACTCCGCTCCAAAAAAGCATTAATGAAAACGCCTTCTGGTAAAGATTTTTGAATTTGCTGCACCCTGCTTTTTACACTTTCTATAACGGCTTTGGAGTTGGCGTCCTTGAGCATCATCACCTGACCCAGCACCTTTTCCCCTTCCCCATTGGCCGTAATGGCTCCAAAGCGAATGGCTGAACCAAACTGGACGGTCGATATATCTTTTACATACACCGGCACGCCATTGCGATTGACCACAATGATATGATTGATATCTTCAATGGAACCGATCAAACCCTCACCGCGAATAAAATAGCTCTCATTGGTTTTTTCAATATAACCGCCGCCTGCTACGCTGTTGTTTTTTTCCAACGCCGTGTATACTTCCGCCACCGATACATTCATCGCCCGCAGCCTTTCAGGGTTGACCGCCACTTCGTATTGCTTCAACTGCCCACCCCAGGTATTGACCTCCACCACTCCAGGAATACCCGACAATTGCCTTTTCACAATCCAATCCTGAATCGTCCTTAAATCCATAATGGAATAACGATCCTCAAAACCCGGTTTTACATCCAGGATATACTGGTAGATCTCGCCCAGTCCGGTGGTGACCGGCCCCATAAAAGGGCTGCCAAAGCCCGTGGGGATTTTATCCTCTGCACTTTTGATTTTTTCGGCGATCAGCTGGCGTGGCAAATAAGTCCCCATTTTGTCCTCAAACACAATGGTCACCACCGAAAGTCCAAATTTCGACACCGACCGAATCTCTTTGACACCCGGCAAGTTAGCCATTTCCAGCTCCACGGGGTAGGTAATAAATTGCTCGACATCCTGGGTCGAAAGGTTTCGGGAGGTGGTAATGACCTGCACCTGGTTGTTGGTTACATCGGGAACGGCACCAATCGAAATATTGGTCAGGGAGTAAAAGCCAAATCCAATAATACTGAGTGTGAATAAAATGACTATCAGTTTATGATGGATGCTGTAGTTGATAATTCGTTCTAACATTGTTCCTTTTTTTGTAGTAATTTTTCTGGAACAAAGGTACCACGGCATCCTAAAGCTTCCCTTAGGGCATCCTTAAGATTGGCTTAAAAAATGGGGCTTGAGTTTTTTTGGACGGGGAGGTATTGGAGGGAAAGAGGTATTGGAGGGTTTGGCTTGAGGTTTTTTTGGGGAGGTTAAGGCATTGAAATTTTGATTTTAATTTTGATTGCCATTGAACCACCAGTCCCCCAAATCCCATCGTGATTTTCCCTCGGTAGCGGAGGTTTAGGGCAAGCCCCAGCGACACAGCCGCCATTTTGATTTTGATTGATATTTTAATTTTGATTGCCATTGCCATCGCAAGGCATTATAGCTGGAGCTATAGGAGGACTAGGTCATGGCTGGTTCACAGCTGGAGCTTGTGAACCAGCGGCGTAGCGACACAGCCGCCATTGTTATTGATATTGTTATTATCATTGTCATTGATATTGTCATTGATATTGTCATTGATATTGCTATTGCCATTGATATTGCCATTGATATTGCTATTGCTATTGCCAAGCAAAAGACCCTCTCAGGCCACCGGGAAAGAAAGGGAAACCGAGGTCCCTTTGTTGAGTTCACTTGATACATTAATGCCTATGCTTAATAAATCACAGGCTTTTTTTACGATGGAGAGCCCCAAGCCATTGCCTTTTATCGCTTTGTGTTCCAGGGCGTCGGAGCGGAAAAAGGGGTTAAAGATGTGTTCTATATCAACGGAGTTAATGCCGATGCCGTGGTCTTGGACCTGGCAGATGACCGTGTTTTTTTTCGGAAAAACAGCTATTTCAATGGCGCCATGGTCATTGGAGTATTTTATGGCATTTGAAAAGATGTTGTCAAAGATCATATCCATATAATAGGGATCTGAAATAACGGCGCCTACCGGATTAACTTTTACATCGACAGAAAGGTTTTTGGCCAAGATAGTGCTCCTGAAACGCTGCAAAATGTCATCAATGGTGATTTGAAGATTGATAGGCGTTTTTACTAAATTATGGTTTGACTTATCAAACCTTGCCAGCACCAACAATTGGTCGACAACTTCCGAAAGGCGATTGATTTCCTGGATGCTGTACGCAATTTTTTCCTTGTATTCCTCCTCTTTTCGGGTTTTCCTTATCAGCACCTCCAGCGTTCCTTTGAGCACAGACAGCGGTGTCCTGAGTTGATGGGAGGCGTCGGCGGTAAACTGTTTTTCTCTTTCCATTGCATCCTCCATTCTATTCAGCAACTCATTAATGGACGAAGTCAGCGTAAATAATTCATCTTTCTTATTGGGTAGAGGAATGCGTTCATTCAAACTATGCTTCGTGATTCTGTCGGCCGTTTCCGTAATAATTTTAACGGGGATAATGCTCTTTCCCGCCAAAAAACGAGTAATAAAAAACAGGCCCAACAACACCATAGGAAACAACATGAGCAAGTTCCTCTTTAAGCTTTCTAATACCGTAATGGCTCCCTCCAAAGACATGGCTGCCAGGATATAGCCCTTGCGAATACTATTATGCTCAATCGGAACCTGTATCTGCCGGATCACCTGGTTATTTAATTTGGTATCAAATTGAACTTCAACTGCCTTGTTTTGGTGAAATTCAAGAAAATGCTCTTTCAAATTGGGGGATTTGTCCATCAACACCCCTTCATTGTTAACGAGTTGGATGAAAACTGGGTTGACTTGTACCTCCCGGTGTTCGTTTTCTAGCCATTCATATTTATCAAAAAAGAGATGGCCGTTCTCTTTAATATAGATTTCTTTGGTATGCTTTTGGGCTTCAAAAACGAGATCCTGATCCAATTTACCATAAACAGCTGTTTCCACCACAGCATAAATGATAAAAAAAACAATAGCGATGACGCTCGCCGTCGCCAGCATGTAATAAAGTGCAATTCTATTTTTGAAAGATAAGTTCATCTAATCTTTTGCTATATAGCCTACCCCCCTAATGGTCTGGATGTAGTCTTCTGCTGTACTTAATTTAAGTTTCTTACGAATCGCATTGATGTATACGTCTATGACCCCTGTATTATAGTCAAAATGGATATCCCAAACGCTTTCAATAATGCGGGTCCGTCGACAAACCTTGCCTTTATTACGCATCAAAAATTCAAGTAAGGCGAACTCTTTTTGGGTGAGGAAAATTTCTTCCTCTTTTTTCCAAACCTGATGTGACGCTACATCCAACACAATTTCTCCCAATGTAAATCGCTCGTGTTCTCCGCTTTGGGGCCTCAGCTGTACTTTAATTCTTTCCAGTAATTCTTCAAAATGGAAGGGCTTCTTAATATAGTCATTGGCCCCTGCCTGTAGGCCCTGAATGGTATCCTGTAAGGTATCTTTGGCAGTCAGAAAAATGATGGGTGTCGTCCTGTTTTCGCGCCTGAATTGTTTGCAAACCTCTATTCCCGTTCTGCCTGGCAACATCCAATCCACCAACAATAGGTCATAGGTATTGGATAAAGCCAAATCCAAGCCCACGCTACCATTGTCGGCAGTATCTACCGCATAAGCCTCTTCCTCCAATCCCTGCTTGATGAAATTTGCGATCCCCAATTCATCTTCTATGATTAAAATTCTCATAGATCAAAATTATAGAATGTTGGGGATAGTTTTCTTAGGGTTTGCTTAAAATCGCTTACCCAACACCAAGTACCCTACACCTACCATAGCGACTATCAACCCATAAGTTAAAAAAGCAGTACGGTAATTGTAGCTTTGGGCAAGAAAGGCGAAACTAAAGTAGACCAAAAGTGAGCCAATTTCTGTTAAAAACCCACTAATAGAAGAAATGGTGGCGCGCGTTGGTGAATCAATGACATGGTGCAATCGCCCTTCGTACACGATTTGAATAATCGTGAAGAAAAAACTAAAAAGCACAAGTAATAATAAGGCGGGTATGGAAAATAAATAGGCAGCGCCAAAAAGCATTAGACCAGTAGCGAGGAAAAGGAAATAGAAAAGGGAATTGGGATATTTTTCAAATCGATAAGCGATAAAACTTGCGATGGCCTGCGCTCCGCTCATGGCGCCCAGAAAAAGCCCTAATCCATACTTTGGAAGCCCTGCTTGATCAGCAAAGACAGTCCAAAATTCATCTAGTGCACCACCCAAGGTAAGCGTTAAGGAAAGAAAAATCAGGAAGTGAAAAATAGGTGGATGCTGAAACGTTTTATGTAAGCCTTTTCGCAACAAGGAAAAGTATGTTTTTTGTGGTGTGTAAGCTACGGGGTGCACCTTGGGAATGGTCAGCAGCATCATACTCGAAAGTACAAGGGCTAAAATACTCAACATCAATACCGCATTATAGCCTAATAAAATGACGGGGGAGGCCAGAAAAGAGGCGGCTAAAATAGCGATAAAAGCAATGGTTTCTGTCCTTCCTAATATTTTGGTAAACGCACCCTCCTTTTTATAATACTTCAATTCATCATAAATCAAAGCCTGAAAAGTACCAGATGTAAATGCACTTTTAATTCCCCAACATACAAAACCGACTAGGAAACCCCAAAACCCAGGAAATAATAACCAACAGGCATACCCAAACGCACGCAGCAGCTGACCTATAAACAATATATTTTTACGATCGTATCTGTCGGCCCAAACGCCAGAGGGTATTTCTAAAAAAAAGCTGGTAGCCGACCAAGTAGCCAGAAGTACGGCCAATTGCCAAGGTTCCATCTGGTAATCCGTGAACATGACCATGTACAAGGGATAGATGAGTACAAAGTCATCAAAGAATCGGTAGGCATATATTTTTAAAAGAAAGCTATTCATCCCCCAAAATGATCTCCTATCCTTTAGGCCACTGCCAATAAGCAACCTCCACAATCGGCCGCTTGATGGCCAAGGCCCCTACATATTCCTCAGCGGGCTTGAAGGAAGTCATAAACCACTGCTGGGCTTCGGCGGGGTCCCAATGGGTCGCCAAGAGGGCCGCTGGGTCACCTGGCTTCAGGGATACCTCAAATTGGGCTAATGGAAAGGCCAACCCCGTCCCCATCGCCTTGATCAAGGCTTCTTTTCTGGTCCAGCAATTAAAAAATCCCTGCTTTTGTTGTGCTGCGGGGAGCATAAAAAGAGCCGCTATTTCCTGTGCTGAAAAAAAATGCTTAGCGACCAATTCGATTTCTACCGCTCGCTGAATATGCTCCAGATCGACACCGATCGGTTGATTCAGGGCAAAGGCAAATAAGGCTAATTCGCCCGAGTGGGTAACATTAAAATGAAGGGAGGGCGGCTCAATGAGCGAAGGCTTACCCTGCGGGCCATAGGCAAAACTTATTTTTTTAGGATCCTGTTGTAAATATCGCCCTAGCAAGTGTCGCAGTATTCCCCGCGTCAATACAAAACTATCCTTATCTTTTGCAAATCGAAACCGATTGGCGCGGGCTTTTTCATCAGGCGATAGGCATTCCCAAAGGCTATACTGAAGCGGTTCATCAGCTAACAGATCGGCCTGCCAAACCTGTGGTTTTTGGTCAGTCAAATGCAAATGGGAAGGAGGGGGTAACCACATAGCTATTAGACTTTTACAGCATGAACAGCATCCAAACATTGTTGTAGTTGCCGAGCGAGATGTTGAACATCAGGCTCATCAAATAGGGTGTCGTGGTTTCCTTCTACAACGTAGGTCGCTAAACCCTCTGCCGCCAAATCGCCCCATTGCGTAAGGTGGTAATCATTGTTTTTATTTTCATGAAATTGTCGACTTCTGATCAGGGTTACCTTGCCTTGATAGGGTGTCCACTCATATTGTAAATACAAATCTGCCAGTTTGTTTTGTATGCTCATCAGGTTTTGCGCCTGTTTGTTTTTTAACGCATAAAAATTGTTGTCTACAATGTCTCTCAAGGTATTTCGCTTGGCCGCAATCATCTTGGCCACCGCCCCTTTAGCATCTTCCCGAAATCGCTGGATTAAACGCTGGATGCGCCCGGGAATTCGCTGGATTTTCTCTATCAAATTGGGGGGATTGACAAAACTTACATCATGCACTGGCGAATCAATGATCGCTAATAAAGCAGTAGATTGCCCCGCCCTTTCCAATTGTTTCGCCATTTCGAAACACACGGCATTGCTAAAACAAGTACCAAGAAGGTAATAGGGCCCCTCTGGCTGAATAGAACGAATTTCTTCCAAATAATCCGTCGCCATTTCCTCAACGCTATTATGGTAAGAGCTTATACCATCTAATCCAACAGGCTGAAGAGCGTAAACGGGTTGATCTGGTCCCAGGTGATAAGCCATAGCATTGTAAAAGAAGACATGGGCACCACCAGCATGAATACAAAATAGCGGGGGTCGCTTGCCGCTTGCTCGAATCGGCACAATAACGGACCATTCCGTCTGCTTATCTTCCTGCTTCAACAATTGCGCTAAATCTTTAATAGTGGGATGCTGCAATAAGGTGACTGGCGGTAAATTCCGCCCCCAATGTGCCTCAATTTTGGCAAATAGGCGGACAGCCTGTAGAGAAGTGCCACCAATCTGGAAAAAATTTTCGGTTACGCCAATCGGGTATCGGCCAAATATTTCTTCCCACATCTTGGTCAACTGTAGCTCTATGGCGTTTTGAGGTGCTAAGTAGACCAGATCACTATTTTTTGAATGGAAAAAGACGCTCGTTTTGGGTTTGGCATCCGGTTGCGATACGCCATTTAAAATGGACTGAGCCGGAATAGCACCCTGTAATTGCCCTAGTGACAGATCGACCGAAGACACCATTTTTTCTATCATTAAAGTCATGGTATCGGCGATCCATTGCACCAATACCTCTGACACTTTCGATGAATGATAGCGCAAAATAAAAGTCATTTTTTCTCCCGGTTTCACCACTATAGTCAAGGGATAAGTGGAAGTAAGTCCTCCTTCAAAGTCTTTCAACACCAATTCGCCTGCTGCTATATCCTGCCACGGGAAATTTTCAAAAACCAATAAAGTATCAAATAATGCACTCTTACCAGACCAGTTGAGCCACGACAGCATCTGATTCAAACTGACATACTCAAAATTTCGCGATTTTATTTGTTCTTTTTGTAAAGCCTGTAGCCATTCTGGCAGAGAAGCATCCTTGAGAATCCTGGTTCGAATCGGCAATACATTCATGAACAGCCCTGCCATCAGGTCTATATTGGGCAACGCCGAGCTGCGCCCCGAAACGGTGGTCCCAAAAGCGACATCATCCGTCTGCTGGTAACGACTTAGCAGGAGCGACCAGATGCCTTGAATAAGGGTACTAGGGGTCAAGCGCTGTTGCTGGGCATAGTGTTGCAAGTGCTGGGTAAGTGTTGTTGACAAGGCAAAGGAATGGGTATTGAAGCCAGCGAGGGCCATCTCGCCCTCTGGGTGGTCCTGGCCTATCAAGGTGGGTTGCACAAAGCCTTCCAACGCCGATTGCCAAAAAGCTTTGGCCTCAGATAGGTCTTGGCGCTGCATTGCACTAAGGTAGGTGCGGTAGCTTGGCAAAGCGTCCAACTTAGGAGCTTCCTTTTTGCTCCGCGCCTCGTAAAAGTGCAGTACATCTTTTAGGATAACTGCTGCAGACCACCCATCTAACAAAATATGATGACAACTCCAAAGCAATATAAATTCATCGGATGCTATCTGGAACAAGTTTATTCTCGAAACAGGCACTGTGGATAAGCTGATCCCTTCCGCTTGGTCGTTCTTTTTAAACGTAGCTAATTTTTTTTCCTGTTCCTTGACGGAAAAAGATTGCCAATCGTGAAAAGCCCAAGGCAATTGTGCCGATGGATGGACGACCTGCATTGGTTTTTCTATATTCTCCCAGTGAATCGAGGTGCGCAAGGCCGAATGCCGTTGCAGGGTATCGTGCCAGGCTTCTTGCAACAAAATTTGGTCCAACGCCCCTTTCAAAGTGCACCTGACATGCAGAAATCCTTGGTCTACCTTTTCGTATAAGGCATGCAACAATAAGGCTTGTTGCATAAAACTTAAAGGGTATATCGCTTCAATCTTAGGTTTTGACATAAAACAAGTTTAGAAATTAATTTGGCCAAGCAGGGCATCTAAATCGTCTTGACTGAGGTCCGCCTCCGGAAAATCGGAAGGAGTATAGGATCCATTATCGGTGGAAAGGCAATACGCAATTATTCCCTTGAGTGCCGACTCGAAAGCGCCCATTAGGTCTATAATGGTTTGCGCTTTATGCAAATCCCGACTGTAACGCCATCGCATCTCCAACTGACCATCTAGTATAAAGGCATTAATCTCCAACATATAAGCCATTTCACTCTGGGGGTCTCGTGCAGCTGAAAACAACATTTGCCCCTTACCAAGTATTTCGGATGACAACATATCTTGCTGTCCCAGAAAGTTAAATAATAGAGATGGATTACATTGCAAGTTTTCCCTGATTTGTCGGTCTTCCGATAGATAGCGGAGGACGCCATACCCGATGCCACCATTGGGTATTTTCCGCAATTGTTCCTTGATCGCCTTCAGGTTCGTGCCAGTATCGGCCGAAGCATCCCGCTGAAGCCTGGCCGGATAAAAGGCGGTAAACCAGCCGACGGTTGCCGATAAGTCGATGGCCTCCTGGATGGCTTCTCGCCCATGGCGCTCCAAGCCAATACTTAGGGTAGAAAAGCCTGTCCAGTCTTCTATAGCCTGCAAAAGGGCAGTGACTAACACCTCGTCTGTCTTGGTATTATACAGCAAAGGTACGTCTTTCAACAGGCTTTGTGTAGTTGCTTTATCCAGTTTCAGGTGTAAAGTCTCCAAACTGGCTTCGGATACGGGCAGGCTGCTGGCAAAATCCACTGGCAGGCTGGTTGCATTTTGGACCTGCGCGAGCCAAAAGTCGTACTCTTTAAGCCATTCCTGGGTCGAAGCACCTTCGACCAGGTAGTTGCCCCAGTCTCTGTAAGAGGTGGTTTTGGGTGACAGCGCAAGCGATTGTCCATGTAGCAGTTGTTGCCCGAGCGTTTGGAGGTCTTCGGCAATGATCTGCCAGGATACGGCGTCTACCAAAAGGTGGTGTGCGACCAACAAAAGTCGATTAGCTTGTACTGGCTCACACTCAAAATACACAGCCTGAAAAAGTGATCCCTGGGCTAAGTTAAAGGATGCTTGGATGGTTGCTGATTGTGCTTCTATGGCTGCATTTTGGGCTTCGGTATCCAGCGTTTTATAGGAAAAAGACTGAAAGGCTTTTATTTTTTCTGGTGCCAAAAAAGCGGCCCTCCATTTTTCTCCCTCTTTCTCAAAGTGTAAGCGCAAAGCATCATGGTGCGACACGATATGGGCAATGGCTTGTCGACATAATTCAGCGGAAAATAAGGCTTCCACTTCAAAAACAAAGCCTTGGTTCCAATGATGCGGTGCCACCCGATGTTCTTCAAAAAACCAGGTTTGAATGGGTAGCAAAGGAGTAGGTCCAATAATAAATTGATTTGCCTGGGTGGTGTTTTTTTCGCTGGCTTGGATAAACAGCGCTAACTCGGCAATGGTCTGGTGTTCAAATATTTGGTTAGGAGCCATGCTAAGGCCTGCTTTGCGGGCTTTGGCAATAATTTGAATACTCAGGATGGAGTCGCCTCCTATTTCGAAAAAATTATCGTGGATGCCGATGGGATGCAGGTGTAAGACACCCTCCCAGATAGCAATTAGTTGTTGTTCTATGGCAGTACTTGCTGGCCTATAATTGGAGGCATTTGCAACACTTGTTTCGCCTGGAGCAGGCAAGGCCCTTTGATTGATTTTCCCATTGGGTAAACGCGGCCATTCGGTGAGAAAAACCAGACTAGCGGGCACCATATAGGCTGGCAATTTCCCTCTTAACTCCTGCAAGAGCGTTTCGGCGGTCAGGTCAGCTAAGCCAATGACATAGGCCAGCAGGCGCGGGCGGGCCTCGGCCTCCTGGTGAAGCAGGACCAAGGCATCTTTCACCCCATGGCATTGCAGGATATTTTCCCTGATCTCGTCTAACTCGATTCGATAACCGCGGATTTTCACCTGCTGATCTGCACGTCCTAAA from Saprospiraceae bacterium encodes:
- a CDS encoding HAMP domain-containing sensor histidine kinase produces the protein MNLSFKNRIALYYMLATASVIAIVFFIIYAVVETAVYGKLDQDLVFEAQKHTKEIYIKENGHLFFDKYEWLENEHREVQVNPVFIQLVNNEGVLMDKSPNLKEHFLEFHQNKAVEVQFDTKLNNQVIRQIQVPIEHNSIRKGYILAAMSLEGAITVLESLKRNLLMLFPMVLLGLFFITRFLAGKSIIPVKIITETADRITKHSLNERIPLPNKKDELFTLTSSINELLNRMEDAMEREKQFTADASHQLRTPLSVLKGTLEVLIRKTRKEEEYKEKIAYSIQEINRLSEVVDQLLVLARFDKSNHNLVKTPINLQITIDDILQRFRSTILAKNLSVDVKVNPVGAVISDPYYMDMIFDNIFSNAIKYSNDHGAIEIAVFPKKNTVICQVQDHGIGINSVDIEHIFNPFFRSDALEHKAIKGNGLGLSIVKKACDLLSIGINVSSELNKGTSVSLSFPVA
- a CDS encoding response regulator transcription factor — encoded protein: MRILIIEDELGIANFIKQGLEEEAYAVDTADNGSVGLDLALSNTYDLLLVDWMLPGRTGIEVCKQFRRENRTTPIIFLTAKDTLQDTIQGLQAGANDYIKKPFHFEELLERIKVQLRPQSGEHERFTLGEIVLDVASHQVWKKEEEIFLTQKEFALLEFLMRNKGKVCRRTRIIESVWDIHFDYNTGVIDVYINAIRKKLKLSTAEDYIQTIRGVGYIAKD
- a CDS encoding MFS transporter; the encoded protein is MNSFLLKIYAYRFFDDFVLIYPLYMVMFTDYQMEPWQLAVLLATWSATSFFLEIPSGVWADRYDRKNILFIGQLLRAFGYACWLLFPGFWGFLVGFVCWGIKSAFTSGTFQALIYDELKYYKKEGAFTKILGRTETIAFIAILAASFLASPVILLGYNAVLMLSILALVLSSMMLLTIPKVHPVAYTPQKTYFSLLRKGLHKTFQHPPIFHFLIFLSLTLTLGGALDEFWTVFADQAGLPKYGLGLFLGAMSGAQAIASFIAYRFEKYPNSLFYFLFLATGLMLFGAAYLFSIPALLLLVLFSFFFTIIQIVYEGRLHHVIDSPTRATISSISGFLTEIGSLLVYFSFAFLAQSYNYRTAFLTYGLIVAMVGVGYLVLGKRF
- a CDS encoding 4'-phosphopantetheinyl transferase superfamily protein, with the protein product MWLPPPSHLHLTDQKPQVWQADLLADEPLQYSLWECLSPDEKARANRFRFAKDKDSFVLTRGILRHLLGRYLQQDPKKISFAYGPQGKPSLIEPPSLHFNVTHSGELALFAFALNQPIGVDLEHIQRAVEIELVAKHFFSAQEIAALFMLPAAQQKQGFFNCWTRKEALIKAMGTGLAFPLAQFEVSLKPGDPAALLATHWDPAEAQQWFMTSFKPAEEYVGALAIKRPIVEVAYWQWPKG
- a CDS encoding condensation domain-containing protein, with the protein product MSKPKIEAIYPLSFMQQALLLHALYEKVDQGFLHVRCTLKGALDQILLQEAWHDTLQRHSALRTSIHWENIEKPMQVVHPSAQLPWAFHDWQSFSVKEQEKKLATFKKNDQAEGISLSTVPVSRINLFQIASDEFILLWSCHHILLDGWSAAVILKDVLHFYEARSKKEAPKLDALPSYRTYLSAMQRQDLSEAKAFWQSALEGFVQPTLIGQDHPEGEMALAGFNTHSFALSTTLTQHLQHYAQQQRLTPSTLIQGIWSLLLSRYQQTDDVAFGTTVSGRSSALPNIDLMAGLFMNVLPIRTRILKDASLPEWLQALQKEQIKSRNFEYVSLNQMLSWLNWSGKSALFDTLLVFENFPWQDIAAGELVLKDFEGGLTSTYPLTIVVKPGEKMTFILRYHSSKVSEVLVQWIADTMTLMIEKMVSSVDLSLGQLQGAIPAQSILNGVSQPDAKPKTSVFFHSKNSDLVYLAPQNAIELQLTKMWEEIFGRYPIGVTENFFQIGGTSLQAVRLFAKIEAHWGRNLPPVTLLQHPTIKDLAQLLKQEDKQTEWSVIVPIRASGKRPPLFCIHAGGAHVFFYNAMAYHLGPDQPVYALQPVGLDGISSYHNSVEEMATDYLEEIRSIQPEGPYYLLGTCFSNAVCFEMAKQLERAGQSTALLAIIDSPVHDVSFVNPPNLIEKIQRIPGRIQRLIQRFREDAKGAVAKMIAAKRNTLRDIVDNNFYALKNKQAQNLMSIQNKLADLYLQYEWTPYQGKVTLIRSRQFHENKNNDYHLTQWGDLAAEGLATYVVEGNHDTLFDEPDVQHLARQLQQCLDAVHAVKV